A window of Pedobacter lusitanus contains these coding sequences:
- a CDS encoding lysophospholipid acyltransferase family protein, with product MKIITTKEFAKATKIDKLGVPGLADLLMEVMKLNDINKVFSQNQHFNGLEFVDKILETIGVSIDFDEDDLKNIPKTGGFIAIANHPYGGVEGLALVKLLCTVRPEAKVMVNFILQKIPNLNEFFVAVNPFENVQHSSSISGLKATFDLLQNGIPIGIFPAGEVSTFSLDKQEITDRLWHPVVGKLIARAKVPVVPIYFHGNNGVLFNILSFIHPTLRTAKLPSEFLNKQGLKIKVRIGKPIDIEDISYRNNTNKLLDFLRARTYALGTSIEQERKLFNPINLFKIRKTPEPIIEETSRASIVEEIDQLEAYRVWSEKNYEVYISPSANIPNVLREIGRLREITFREVGEGSNKKIDLDNYDIYYHHLFIWDKDLQNIVGAYRIGKGDEILNTLGKRGFYLSELFKIKEPFYPVLQQGIELGRSWIRKEYQQKALPLFLLWKGILKYLLDNPQYRYMFGPVSISNNFSKFSKSLIVDFITKNHFDYELGQYVRPRNKFKADLSAIDKDLLIESSDSLKDLDVLISDIENTHIKIPVLLRQYLNLNAKIICFNIDPKFSDCLDGFLVVDMQSIPPEMLEKIGKNF from the coding sequence AATACTGGAAACAATCGGGGTATCTATTGATTTCGATGAAGATGACCTGAAGAACATTCCAAAAACAGGTGGTTTCATTGCAATTGCAAATCATCCATATGGCGGAGTAGAAGGACTTGCATTGGTAAAGCTATTATGTACCGTGCGTCCTGAAGCCAAGGTGATGGTTAATTTTATTCTTCAAAAAATACCGAATCTGAACGAATTTTTTGTTGCGGTTAATCCTTTTGAAAATGTACAGCATTCTTCAAGCATCAGTGGATTAAAGGCTACTTTCGATCTTTTGCAGAATGGTATTCCTATCGGAATCTTTCCTGCAGGTGAAGTGTCAACTTTTAGTCTTGACAAACAGGAGATCACAGATCGCTTATGGCATCCGGTAGTCGGGAAACTAATTGCCCGGGCCAAAGTACCCGTAGTCCCTATTTATTTTCATGGTAATAATGGTGTACTGTTCAATATTCTTAGTTTCATTCACCCTACCCTGCGTACGGCGAAACTACCTTCCGAATTTTTAAATAAGCAAGGATTAAAAATTAAAGTAAGAATTGGCAAACCTATCGATATCGAAGATATTTCTTACCGTAACAATACCAATAAACTTTTAGACTTTTTACGCGCACGTACCTATGCCCTGGGCACCAGTATAGAGCAGGAAAGAAAACTGTTTAATCCGATCAATCTTTTCAAGATCAGGAAAACGCCGGAACCTATCATTGAAGAAACTTCCAGAGCAAGTATCGTTGAAGAAATTGATCAGCTGGAAGCTTACCGTGTATGGTCAGAAAAAAACTATGAAGTTTATATCAGTCCATCGGCTAATATTCCAAATGTATTAAGAGAAATAGGCCGCCTGAGAGAAATCACTTTCAGAGAAGTAGGAGAAGGCTCCAATAAAAAGATAGACCTGGATAACTATGATATTTATTATCATCACTTATTTATATGGGATAAAGACCTGCAGAATATTGTTGGTGCTTACCGCATTGGTAAAGGTGATGAGATTTTAAATACACTGGGAAAAAGAGGATTTTATCTTTCTGAACTCTTTAAAATAAAAGAGCCGTTTTATCCTGTTTTACAGCAGGGAATTGAATTGGGACGTTCATGGATCCGTAAAGAATATCAGCAAAAAGCTTTACCCCTGTTCTTATTATGGAAAGGTATTTTAAAATATCTTCTGGATAATCCGCAATACCGTTATATGTTTGGTCCGGTAAGTATCAGTAATAACTTCTCCAAGTTTTCCAAATCATTGATTGTTGACTTTATCACCAAGAACCATTTCGATTATGAACTTGGGCAATATGTAAGACCAAGAAATAAATTCAAGGCTGATTTATCTGCAATAGATAAAGACCTCCTTATAGAAAGCAGTGATTCATTAAAAGATCTTGATGTATTAATATCTGATATTGAAAATACACATATTAAGATCCCTGTTCTGCTAAGACAGTACCTTAACCTGAATGCAAAGATTATCTGTTTCAATATAGATCCTAAATTTTCAGATTGCCTGGATGGTTTTCTTGTCGTAGATATGCAGAGTATTCCGCCAGAGATGCTGGAGAAAATTGGTAAAAACTTTTAA
- a CDS encoding DUF4369 domain-containing protein has protein sequence MKRIILSLLIVSTGAGMVSAQQKGFTIKGKIMSLNAPAKVYLDSYGAKVFDSTEVKDGVFQFKGTVKKPGLAYLSLDRNGVGKDSIDLEDNTDELGFFLDNSEIHVAAQDSLIRGTVTGSKINDQYMAYNKFIGGTVTAAYKNYRNRISPYLWRSYPFTKEFDEYMYKFKTGRFEKQLQFIHENPDSFFSLYALTDIIDMGEGKDMKKTGAAYRSINAGFRNTEQGQRIGRYIQAKSQGAVGTAAPDFTLYDVNGKPVTLSAYRGLYVVLYFWVTGNSLIKAENYRMTKAAELYKNKKFKIISIALDPEKKKKIWVKEVKENKLPWVQVWGLKSGPLATTKLYGNLGTPVSIVVNPDGIIVLKDLNGAELQYQLAEYMK, from the coding sequence ATGAAGCGCATAATTTTAAGTTTATTAATAGTTAGTACAGGAGCAGGAATGGTATCTGCTCAGCAAAAGGGATTTACAATCAAAGGGAAAATCATGAGCCTGAATGCTCCGGCAAAAGTTTATCTGGATTCTTATGGAGCGAAAGTTTTTGACTCTACCGAGGTAAAAGACGGCGTTTTTCAATTTAAAGGAACAGTAAAAAAGCCAGGGCTGGCCTATTTAAGTTTAGACAGAAATGGTGTTGGAAAGGATAGTATTGATCTGGAGGACAATACTGATGAACTGGGCTTTTTTTTAGACAATTCAGAAATTCATGTGGCTGCTCAGGATTCTTTAATACGGGGAACGGTAACGGGCTCTAAGATCAATGATCAGTACATGGCTTATAACAAGTTTATAGGTGGTACTGTTACAGCCGCCTATAAAAATTACCGGAACAGAATTTCTCCTTATTTATGGCGTTCATATCCTTTTACCAAAGAATTTGACGAATACATGTATAAATTCAAAACCGGGCGTTTTGAAAAACAGTTGCAGTTTATTCATGAGAATCCGGATTCTTTTTTTAGCCTGTATGCCCTGACCGATATTATAGATATGGGCGAAGGAAAAGATATGAAGAAAACAGGTGCTGCCTACAGATCCATTAATGCCGGATTCCGTAACACGGAGCAGGGGCAGCGGATAGGGAGATATATTCAGGCAAAGAGCCAGGGAGCTGTAGGCACAGCTGCACCTGATTTTACCTTATACGATGTCAACGGTAAACCGGTTACTTTATCTGCTTATCGTGGGCTTTATGTAGTGTTATATTTCTGGGTAACCGGTAACAGTCTGATTAAAGCTGAAAACTATAGAATGACTAAAGCAGCCGAACTGTATAAAAACAAAAAATTTAAAATTATCAGTATTGCTCTGGACCCTGAGAAAAAGAAAAAAATCTGGGTAAAAGAAGTCAAAGAAAATAAGCTGCCCTGGGTACAGGTCTGGGGCCTGAAATCCGGGCCGCTAGCTACAACTAAGCTTTATGGGAATTTAGGTACTCCGGTAAGTATTGTGGTGAACCCTGATGGAATAATCGTTTTAAAAGATCTAAATGGTGCAGAGCTGCAATATCAGTTAGCGGAATATATGAAATAG
- a CDS encoding nucleotidyltransferase family protein translates to MQTKVQNKQSLFSLLKANGQKLRSFGVSNLSVFGSFITGKLHADSDVDLLVEFDPQLKTYDNFMELSFFLEDLLGRKVEVITPQSLSKYIGPHILNQAEYVPF, encoded by the coding sequence ATGCAGACAAAAGTTCAAAATAAACAATCCTTATTTTCCTTACTCAAGGCCAATGGTCAAAAGTTAAGATCTTTTGGGGTGTCGAACTTAAGTGTTTTTGGCTCTTTTATCACTGGTAAATTACATGCAGATAGTGATGTTGATCTTTTAGTTGAGTTCGATCCTCAACTAAAGACTTATGATAATTTCATGGAGCTTTCTTTCTTTCTGGAAGATCTGTTAGGCAGAAAGGTTGAAGTGATAACTCCCCAATCTCTAAGCAAATATATTGGCCCGCATATTCTAAATCAGGCAGAATATGTTCCCTTCTAA
- a CDS encoding HepT-like ribonuclease domain-containing protein, translating into MFPSNIELLKHILEEVSFVLSSTKEKDKTTVINDPVLSRAIVRSLEIIGEASAKVDPEFKILYPHIEWRKITATRNHLIHVYFGIDYDIVWDIIISKLPDLENDIAEIISAN; encoded by the coding sequence ATGTTCCCTTCTAATATTGAATTACTCAAACATATTCTTGAAGAAGTCTCCTTTGTACTGAGTTCAACAAAAGAAAAAGACAAAACAACTGTAATTAATGATCCTGTTCTTTCAAGGGCAATTGTAAGAAGTCTGGAAATAATCGGCGAAGCAAGTGCAAAAGTTGACCCCGAATTTAAGATATTATACCCCCACATTGAATGGCGGAAAATTACTGCGACCAGAAATCACTTAATACATGTATATTTTGGGATAGACTATGATATTGTCTGGGATATTATAATTTCTAAGCTGCCGGATCTGGAAAATGATATTGCTGAAATCATTTCAGCGAATTAA
- a CDS encoding TonB-dependent receptor: MKKFLTINLSCVLLTFLLFMGLGVNAQVTTSSVNGKIKDAKGQTIPGASVLVLHTPTGTKYGAVTGSDGYFRITNLNPGGPYKITVTYVGYNKQEKEINSLGLGTDQRLDFTLTDEGQQLSEVTVKGKRGGVKVGAGTQIGEQQIKNMPTVSRSLTDLTRTTPQGSKDNSFMGTNFRYNNVTIDGAINNDAIGFSPSLGGQSGSSGMPGSSTRTNPVSIDAIQDVQVLLAPYDVKIGNFTGGSVNAVTRSGTNDVSGSVYGYGRNASLIGKNKTGDGSKMPSAFHDYQTGFRLGFPIIKNKLFFFTNEEITRRQDPVILAAGSPDMTVLTLDQAQKISDLMKNKYGIDAGSFGNYNIYARSNKFFNRVDWNINDKNQLTIRNNTITSTATNLERDQSNFRFGGIDYKQTNNQSSTVAELKSRINNDMSNSLVVGYSSIHDYRTPTSNPAIPQIEISGANGGTIFLGTDREASIFNMKQKTFEFTDNFTLTKGKHTFTFGTHNELYNITYGFVNAWNGRVAYGSVDDFLAGNPNRVRTNYNYADNTRDNIMANPPAQFKLNMFSLYGEDQWQISDRFKLTYGVRFDLADMPNKQPLSSKTTGSPVDANYGNTYTYTKPNEIKNDFFGQIQISPRVGFNFDVFGDQSLIMRGGSGLFTGRVPFAWLGYAYYNNGVTYGAYDNKSSQVAFTPGSDPIRDALNGNGEAGFVSQQKDSKGNIINVKDANGATQVDLIDNNFKMPKTWRSSLAFDYKTENQWKFTVEGIYTKVINDLKFQQINITDNPTYMVYDTQHQQPIYGKTPINPLYTNAYLLSNTSKGYRYSVTGQISKSFPFGLDVMAAYTYGQSKDLTNGIRNSMESNWQLNQALSPNNPQLATSNFDIRNRIVSTVNYRFAWDKANKYVSTFSLFYSAQSGSPYSYGFLNTTINGTGQNVSLAYIPKVGETVNFFKDIPAKPATGTAPAVPAVSAATQAAAFDSYIDGDKYLKTRRGNFTERNAARTPWNTQLDFRFAQDIRIIESGKHKHTLTFTYDIVNLTNLLNKNWGVQYFSPNTYNSMASIGLKPGTAGTATTYPTYTFDQKNTSNYSKDFFASRFQMQFGLRYSF; this comes from the coding sequence ATGAAAAAATTTCTAACAATTAATCTTTCCTGTGTATTACTTACTTTCCTCCTGTTTATGGGGTTAGGTGTAAATGCTCAGGTAACGACATCAAGCGTTAATGGTAAAATTAAAGATGCAAAAGGACAGACTATTCCCGGCGCAAGTGTTTTAGTTTTACATACTCCTACCGGAACTAAGTATGGTGCTGTTACAGGATCAGATGGTTATTTCCGTATTACTAACTTAAATCCTGGAGGACCTTACAAAATTACTGTTACTTATGTAGGTTACAATAAACAGGAAAAAGAGATCAACAGCCTTGGTTTAGGTACTGATCAGCGTTTGGACTTCACTTTAACAGACGAAGGACAACAACTGAGTGAAGTTACTGTTAAAGGTAAAAGAGGTGGCGTTAAAGTTGGCGCAGGTACACAGATTGGCGAACAGCAAATCAAAAATATGCCTACTGTAAGCAGAAGCTTAACTGACTTAACCCGTACAACTCCACAGGGTAGTAAGGATAACTCTTTCATGGGAACCAACTTCAGATACAATAACGTAACTATTGATGGTGCGATTAATAATGATGCAATTGGTTTCAGTCCTTCATTAGGTGGTCAGAGCGGAAGTTCTGGTATGCCAGGTAGCAGTACAAGAACAAATCCGGTATCGATTGATGCGATCCAGGATGTTCAGGTATTATTAGCTCCTTACGATGTTAAGATTGGTAACTTTACTGGTGGTAGTGTGAACGCAGTAACGCGATCTGGTACAAATGATGTATCAGGCTCTGTTTACGGTTATGGTCGTAACGCTAGCTTAATTGGTAAAAATAAAACCGGTGACGGTTCAAAAATGCCTTCTGCTTTCCACGATTACCAAACTGGTTTCAGATTAGGTTTCCCGATTATTAAAAATAAATTATTCTTCTTTACCAATGAGGAGATTACACGTCGTCAGGATCCTGTGATTTTGGCAGCAGGTTCTCCGGATATGACTGTGCTTACATTGGATCAGGCTCAGAAAATCTCTGATCTGATGAAAAATAAATATGGTATTGATGCTGGTTCTTTCGGTAACTATAATATCTATGCCAGATCAAATAAATTCTTTAACCGTGTGGATTGGAATATCAATGATAAAAATCAGTTGACTATCCGTAACAACACGATTACATCTACAGCAACTAACTTAGAGCGTGACCAGTCAAACTTTAGATTTGGTGGTATTGATTATAAACAAACAAATAATCAGAGTTCTACTGTTGCTGAGTTAAAAAGCAGAATCAACAACGATATGTCTAACAGTTTAGTTGTTGGTTATTCAAGTATTCATGATTACAGAACACCAACTTCTAATCCTGCTATACCACAAATCGAGATCAGTGGTGCAAACGGCGGAACGATATTTTTAGGTACAGACCGTGAAGCGAGTATATTCAATATGAAACAAAAGACATTTGAATTTACCGATAACTTTACTTTAACTAAAGGAAAACACACGTTTACTTTTGGTACACACAATGAGTTATACAATATTACCTATGGTTTCGTGAATGCATGGAACGGTCGTGTAGCTTATGGTAGTGTTGATGATTTCTTAGCTGGTAACCCTAATCGTGTACGTACTAACTATAATTATGCTGACAATACAAGGGATAACATTATGGCTAACCCTCCAGCACAATTCAAGTTAAATATGTTTAGTTTATATGGTGAAGATCAATGGCAGATATCTGATCGTTTCAAATTAACTTATGGCGTGAGATTTGATTTAGCTGATATGCCAAATAAACAACCTTTAAGTTCAAAAACTACTGGTTCTCCTGTTGATGCTAACTACGGAAATACTTATACTTATACTAAGCCAAACGAGATCAAAAATGATTTCTTTGGTCAGATTCAAATCTCCCCTCGTGTTGGATTTAACTTCGATGTATTTGGTGATCAGAGTTTGATTATGCGTGGTGGTAGTGGTTTATTTACTGGTAGAGTTCCTTTCGCCTGGTTGGGATATGCTTACTACAACAATGGGGTAACTTATGGTGCATATGATAATAAATCGTCACAGGTTGCATTTACTCCGGGAAGTGATCCTATCAGAGATGCTTTAAATGGAAATGGTGAAGCTGGATTTGTTTCTCAGCAAAAAGATTCAAAAGGAAATATAATCAACGTAAAAGATGCTAATGGAGCAACTCAGGTGGATTTAATTGATAACAACTTCAAAATGCCTAAAACATGGAGAAGCAGTTTGGCTTTTGATTATAAAACTGAGAACCAATGGAAATTTACGGTAGAAGGTATTTATACTAAAGTTATCAATGATTTGAAATTCCAACAGATCAATATTACTGATAACCCTACTTATATGGTTTATGATACACAACATCAACAACCAATCTACGGAAAGACTCCAATCAATCCATTATATACTAATGCGTACTTACTTTCGAATACAAGTAAAGGATACCGTTATAGTGTAACAGGTCAAATCTCGAAATCTTTCCCTTTTGGACTGGATGTAATGGCTGCTTATACTTATGGACAGTCTAAAGATTTAACAAACGGTATCAGAAACTCGATGGAGTCTAACTGGCAGTTAAACCAGGCTTTAAGCCCTAACAACCCTCAGCTGGCTACTTCTAACTTTGATATTCGTAACCGTATCGTATCAACTGTTAATTATAGATTTGCATGGGATAAAGCAAATAAATATGTGTCTACATTCTCTCTGTTCTATAGTGCACAGTCTGGTTCTCCTTATTCGTATGGATTCCTGAATACAACAATCAATGGAACAGGTCAGAATGTAAGTTTAGCATATATTCCTAAAGTTGGTGAAACGGTAAACTTCTTTAAAGATATTCCTGCTAAACCAGCAACTGGTACGGCTCCAGCGGTGCCAGCAGTTTCAGCGGCAACACAAGCAGCAGCATTTGATTCATACATTGATGGTGATAAGTATCTTAAAACAAGAAGAGGTAATTTCACAGAAAGAAATGCAGCACGCACACCATGGAATACACAATTGGATTTCCGTTTTGCTCAGGATATAAGAATTATAGAAAGTGGTAAACATAAGCACACTTTAACGTTTACTTATGATATCGTTAACTTAACCAATTTGTTAAACAAAAACTGGGGAGTTCAGTATTTCTCTCCTAACACTTATAACTCAATGGCTAGTATAGGTCTGAAACCAGGAACAGCAGGTACTGCTACTACTTATCCAACTTATACTTTCGATCAGAAAAACACAAGTAACTATTCAAAAGACTTCTTTGCATCGAGATTCCAAATGCAATTTGGTTTGAGATATAGCTTCTAA
- a CDS encoding DUF962 domain-containing protein — translation MKNQKSQVGNPAQKKEVDVLFDTYSESHQNPSNELIHWICVPLIVFSLLGLIWAIPFPYLGFLGKYNGYINWASFVIAFAGYYYYRLSPVLSYLMILLIFAAAFFIVQLEQWAAAGGPSLWLVCTVIFVLSWVGQFIGHKIEGKKPSFLQDVKFLLIGPIWLLHFICIKVGLKY, via the coding sequence ATGAAGAATCAAAAATCCCAGGTGGGAAACCCGGCACAGAAAAAGGAAGTGGATGTATTATTTGATACTTATTCAGAAAGTCATCAGAATCCATCTAATGAACTGATACACTGGATCTGTGTGCCTTTAATTGTATTCAGCCTGCTTGGACTGATCTGGGCAATTCCTTTTCCTTATCTTGGTTTTCTCGGAAAGTATAATGGGTATATCAACTGGGCTTCTTTTGTTATTGCCTTTGCAGGGTATTACTATTACCGTCTTTCGCCGGTACTTTCTTACCTGATGATCTTACTGATATTTGCAGCCGCCTTTTTTATAGTGCAGCTGGAGCAATGGGCAGCAGCTGGCGGCCCCTCACTCTGGCTGGTTTGTACAGTGATTTTTGTGCTCTCGTGGGTGGGTCAGTTCATCGGTCACAAAATAGAAGGAAAAAAGCCCTCATTTTTACAGGATGTTAAGTTTTTGTTAATCGGTCCGATTTGGTTATTGCACTTCATCTGCATTAAGGTTGGATTAAAATATTAA
- the rny gene encoding ribonuclease Y: MEIIGIIGYVLASLVVGILVGRYLLRSLLKKQEIAAQTKVKKILKEAESNAEILKKDRLLEAKEKFLQLKTEHEQEVNAKNNQVNQRENAIKQKEQSVNQRLENMNRKEQELDNSRKNLEKQTDIAIKKQEEVDLLKNQHVKQLETIAGLSAEEAKNQLVENMKQEARTQAMIQVKDIVDEARLTATKEAKKVVIQTIQRTAVEAAIENTVSIFHIESDEIKGRVIGREGRNIRALEAATGIEIIVDDTPEAIILSGFDPVRREIARLALHRLVTDGRIHPARIEEVVAKTKKQIEDEIVEIGERTVIDLGIHGLHPELIRMVGRMRYRSSYGQNLLHHSREVANFCATMAAELGLNAKMAKRAGLLHDIGKVPDDNPELPHAILGMQLAEKYKEHPEICNAIGAHHDEIEMTSMISPIIQACDAISGARPGARREVVESYIKRLKELEELALSYPGVEKTFAIQAGRELRVVVESERVTDQQAELLAADISNRIQTEMTYPGQIKVTVIRETRSVAFAK; this comes from the coding sequence ATGGAAATAATAGGAATAATAGGATATGTACTGGCCAGCTTAGTTGTTGGTATACTGGTGGGCAGATATTTGCTGCGCAGCCTGTTAAAAAAACAGGAGATCGCCGCACAGACAAAGGTGAAGAAAATTTTAAAAGAGGCTGAGAGTAATGCTGAGATTTTAAAGAAAGACCGGTTACTGGAAGCCAAAGAGAAGTTTTTACAATTGAAAACGGAACATGAGCAGGAAGTAAATGCTAAAAACAACCAGGTTAATCAGCGTGAGAACGCCATCAAACAGAAAGAACAATCTGTGAACCAGCGTCTGGAAAACATGAACCGCAAGGAACAGGAGCTGGATAACAGCAGAAAAAACCTGGAAAAACAAACTGATATAGCGATTAAAAAACAGGAAGAAGTTGATCTGCTGAAAAATCAGCATGTGAAGCAACTGGAAACCATCGCTGGTTTAAGTGCTGAGGAAGCAAAAAATCAGCTGGTTGAAAATATGAAGCAGGAGGCCAGAACACAGGCAATGATACAGGTAAAGGATATCGTTGACGAGGCCAGACTGACAGCAACCAAAGAAGCTAAAAAAGTCGTTATACAAACTATTCAGCGTACTGCTGTGGAAGCTGCAATTGAAAATACCGTATCTATCTTTCATATTGAAAGTGATGAAATCAAAGGCCGTGTAATCGGGCGTGAGGGAAGAAATATCCGTGCACTTGAAGCTGCTACAGGTATTGAAATCATTGTAGATGATACTCCTGAGGCGATTATTCTTTCGGGTTTTGATCCGGTAAGAAGAGAGATTGCCCGTTTGGCTTTACATCGTCTGGTAACTGACGGACGTATTCACCCGGCCCGTATTGAAGAGGTCGTGGCAAAAACCAAAAAACAGATTGAGGATGAAATTGTAGAGATCGGTGAACGTACTGTAATTGATTTGGGTATTCATGGTCTTCACCCGGAGTTAATCCGGATGGTAGGACGTATGCGTTACCGTTCTTCTTATGGACAAAACTTACTGCATCACTCTCGTGAGGTAGCTAATTTCTGTGCTACAATGGCTGCTGAATTAGGCTTAAATGCGAAGATGGCCAAACGTGCTGGATTATTACATGATATAGGTAAGGTGCCTGATGATAATCCTGAATTGCCACACGCTATTTTAGGAATGCAGCTGGCAGAAAAATATAAAGAGCATCCTGAAATCTGTAATGCTATTGGTGCTCACCATGATGAAATCGAAATGACTTCTATGATCTCACCGATTATACAGGCTTGTGATGCGATTTCCGGTGCCCGTCCTGGTGCAAGACGCGAGGTGGTTGAAAGTTACATCAAACGTCTGAAAGAACTGGAAGAACTGGCTCTTTCTTACCCTGGTGTAGAGAAAACTTTCGCTATTCAGGCTGGTAGAGAATTAAGGGTTGTAGTGGAAAGTGAAAGAGTAACCGATCAGCAGGCTGAATTGCTGGCTGCGGATATTTCTAACCGTATCCAGACCGAAATGACTTATCCTGGTCAGATCAAGGTTACAGTAATCAGAGAGACACGTTCAGTTGCCTTTGCTAAATAG
- a CDS encoding cell division protein ZapA, which yields MGEISIKITISDRIYPLKVNMEEEEIVRRAAKIINERIKDYQENYAVRDKQDLLSMAVLHYATAVLRVENKVQDQDTAVAEKVEELDSLLNDFFTK from the coding sequence ATGGGAGAAATCTCGATAAAAATAACTATCTCTGACCGCATTTACCCTTTAAAGGTGAATATGGAAGAGGAAGAAATTGTAAGGCGGGCAGCCAAAATTATCAATGAGCGTATAAAGGACTACCAGGAAAATTATGCGGTCAGAGATAAACAGGATTTGCTATCTATGGCGGTGCTGCATTATGCAACAGCGGTATTAAGGGTAGAAAATAAAGTGCAGGATCAAGATACTGCAGTAGCTGAAAAAGTTGAAGAATTAGATAGTTTACTGAACGATTTTTTTACCAAATAG